In Thermoplasmata archaeon, the following are encoded in one genomic region:
- the arsM gene encoding arsenite methyltransferase, translating into MRRDERLKRAVRERYGRIARRGGSCCAAPGSSCCGPPGLSSAALGYSDDELRSLPSGADMGLGCGTPVAHASLRRGETVLDLGSGAGIDCFLAARRVGPKGRVIGVDMTPGMVARARAAARRGGYTNVEFKLGELERLPVPDSSVDAVISNCVINLVPDKARVFREAFRVLRPGGRLVVSDIVLRGELPECVRRSVRAHTSCIAGAVPEDEYLRLIRSAGFRRLRVLQERGISGDELVEGAGGFNEERLKVARALASLTVRAVRPRARRRQSVT; encoded by the coding sequence ATGAGGAGGGACGAGAGGCTGAAGAGGGCCGTCAGGGAGCGCTACGGCAGAATAGCGAGGCGGGGCGGGAGCTGCTGCGCAGCCCCCGGCTCATCGTGCTGCGGCCCACCGGGGCTGTCGAGCGCCGCCCTCGGATATTCGGATGACGAGCTGCGCTCCCTGCCCTCGGGCGCGGACATGGGCCTCGGCTGCGGGACACCTGTGGCGCACGCGTCCCTCAGGAGGGGCGAGACGGTTCTGGACCTGGGCTCCGGCGCCGGAATCGACTGCTTCCTCGCGGCGCGCAGGGTCGGTCCAAAGGGCAGGGTAATCGGCGTCGACATGACGCCCGGGATGGTCGCGAGGGCTCGGGCCGCGGCGCGCAGGGGTGGCTACACAAACGTTGAGTTCAAGCTGGGCGAGCTCGAGCGCCTGCCGGTCCCGGACAGCTCCGTCGACGCCGTCATATCGAACTGCGTTATCAACCTGGTCCCGGACAAGGCCCGGGTGTTCAGGGAGGCCTTCAGGGTGCTCAGGCCCGGCGGCAGGCTCGTCGTCTCGGACATCGTCCTGAGGGGCGAGCTGCCGGAGTGTGTCAGGCGCTCCGTGCGCGCCCACACCTCTTGCATCGCCGGCGCGGTGCCAGAGGACGAGTACCTTAGGCTGATAAGAAGCGCTGGCTTCCGCAGGCTCCGGGTTTTGCAGGAGCGGGGCATCAGTGGCGATGAGCTCGTGGAGGGCGCGGGCGGCTTCAATGAGGAGCGCCTGAAGGTTGCGAGGGCACTCGCCAGCCTCACG